The following proteins are co-located in the Robbsia betulipollinis genome:
- the lptC gene encoding LPS export ABC transporter periplasmic protein LptC, whose translation MADRLPSRLAAYLPLVGMAILAGLTYWLLQSSLKPSIAPVEHKVQHTPDYFADDISVTMLASTGAAKYRLNAQSMLHYEDDQNTDLTTPAMRSFTPGQPIITATARRGVVNSDGSIINLYDDAKIVRAPGPADPPMEADSQHFLVLANDDVVKTEKPVKLLRGQSIATANGMIYTNTTRNAELLGQVRGSIAPSQLNGGTSR comes from the coding sequence ATGGCCGACCGCCTGCCTTCGCGCCTCGCCGCCTACCTGCCCCTGGTCGGCATGGCGATCCTCGCCGGCCTGACCTACTGGCTGCTGCAGTCGTCTCTGAAGCCATCCATCGCGCCCGTCGAGCACAAGGTCCAGCACACGCCGGACTATTTCGCCGACGACATCTCCGTGACGATGCTCGCGTCCACCGGCGCGGCGAAGTACCGCCTGAATGCGCAGTCGATGCTGCATTACGAGGACGACCAGAACACCGATCTGACGACACCCGCGATGCGCTCTTTCACGCCCGGCCAGCCAATCATCACGGCGACGGCCCGACGCGGCGTGGTCAACAGCGACGGCTCGATCATCAATCTCTACGACGACGCGAAGATCGTGCGCGCGCCGGGGCCGGCGGATCCGCCGATGGAAGCGGACTCCCAGCATTTCCTCGTCTTGGCAAACGACGACGTCGTCAAAACCGAAAAGCCGGTTAAACTGCTGCGCGGCCAGTCGATCGCCACAGCGAACGGCATGATCTACACCAACACCACGCGCAACGCGGAGTTGCTCGGACAAGTGCGCGGCTCCATCGCGCCGTCGCAACTCAATGGCGGCACCAGCCGATGA
- the lptA gene encoding lipopolysaccharide transport periplasmic protein LptA, which produces MTYSTTGHPGRPRACRRPSRRRQAAAGLALGLAACLAAFAPASRAEQADRSKPLIYSADHLSYDDLKQTTILTGNVELTKGTIIVRGDRAEVRQDPEGYSYATATRDKGLAYIREKRDGVDEYFEGNARRIDYDGKNDVSTLVGQAVARRLQGLTTTIDEVHGSTIRYDGQTGFYTATSGGTPGNTSSGRVRGMIAPTTAPTAPAASAGKTRATGSILAPAQTLEDPQ; this is translated from the coding sequence ATGACATATTCCACTACAGGCCACCCCGGCCGTCCCCGCGCCTGCCGGCGCCCGTCCCGGCGACGACAGGCCGCGGCGGGGCTCGCGCTCGGCCTGGCCGCGTGCCTGGCGGCCTTCGCGCCGGCCTCGCGGGCCGAGCAGGCCGACCGTTCCAAACCGCTGATCTATTCGGCGGATCACCTGTCCTATGACGATCTGAAGCAGACCACGATCCTCACCGGCAACGTCGAACTGACGAAAGGCACGATCATCGTGCGCGGCGACCGCGCCGAGGTGCGGCAGGACCCGGAAGGTTATTCGTACGCGACCGCGACCCGGGACAAGGGTCTGGCCTATATCCGCGAGAAACGCGACGGCGTCGACGAATACTTCGAGGGCAATGCGCGCCGCATCGATTACGACGGCAAGAACGACGTTTCCACACTGGTCGGACAGGCCGTCGCGCGCCGGCTGCAGGGGCTCACGACGACGATCGACGAAGTGCACGGCAGCACGATCCGCTACGACGGCCAGACCGGCTTCTACACCGCGACATCCGGCGGCACGCCCGGCAACACGTCCAGCGGACGGGTACGCGGCATGATTGCGCCGACGACGGCGCCCACCGCCCCCGCCGCTTCTGCGGGCAAGACGCGCGCCACCGGCAGCATCCTGGCGCCGGCACAGACGCTGGAGGACCCGCAGTGA
- a CDS encoding RNA polymerase factor sigma-54 has translation MKASLQLRLSQHLALTPQLQQSIRLLQLSTLELQQEVATAVAQNPLLENEDDWSGKSMRVATDGSLVGPGASPGPSSTEPPSHHDDRGQAGDGASGATSTSERGAEGEPGGLDSVGRDDGSGDGPSWSLDDYARPGAPSDDDDMPPMQLEEVQTNLRDHLNDQLALTQVDQRDRALVTFLIESIDDAGYLTTGLDEIIAELPDDYGIEIDDLNNALVLLQSFDPPGVGARSPSECLTLQLRRLDNTATRALAIEIVGKHLELLAARDFTRLRRHLKVGDDELRDAHVLIRSLEPFPGAAFGSSEADYVVPDVLVRKSSQGWIAELNPEVVPRLRINNLYANILRNNRGDPGSGSLRQQLQEARWLIKNIQQRFDTILRVAQAIVERQKNFFAHGEIAMRPLVLREIADTLGLHESTVSRVTTGKYMLTPSGTLEFKFFFGSHVSTDTGGSASSTAIRALIKQLIGAENPKTPLSDSRIAELLGEQGFVVARRTVAKYREALRIPAVNLRKSL, from the coding sequence ATGAAAGCCAGCCTCCAGTTACGCCTATCGCAACACCTCGCGCTCACGCCGCAACTGCAGCAGTCGATCCGACTGTTGCAGCTTTCGACGCTGGAACTGCAGCAGGAAGTCGCCACCGCCGTCGCCCAGAACCCACTTCTCGAAAACGAGGACGACTGGAGCGGCAAATCGATGCGCGTGGCCACCGACGGCTCGCTCGTCGGCCCGGGCGCCTCGCCGGGCCCGTCCAGCACCGAGCCGCCTTCTCACCATGACGACCGCGGCCAAGCCGGCGACGGCGCATCCGGCGCGACGAGCACGTCCGAGCGCGGCGCCGAAGGCGAGCCAGGCGGCCTGGATTCGGTCGGCCGCGATGACGGCAGCGGCGACGGGCCGAGCTGGAGCCTGGACGACTACGCCCGCCCCGGCGCGCCCAGCGACGACGACGACATGCCGCCGATGCAGCTGGAAGAGGTCCAGACGAATCTGCGCGATCACCTGAACGACCAGCTCGCGCTGACGCAGGTGGACCAGCGCGACCGGGCCCTGGTGACCTTCCTGATCGAATCGATCGACGACGCCGGCTATCTGACCACCGGGCTCGACGAGATCATCGCCGAGCTCCCGGACGACTACGGCATCGAGATCGACGACCTGAACAACGCCCTGGTCCTGCTGCAGAGCTTCGATCCGCCCGGCGTCGGTGCGCGCTCGCCGTCCGAATGCCTGACCCTGCAACTGCGGCGCCTCGACAACACCGCCACGCGGGCGCTGGCCATCGAGATCGTCGGCAAGCACCTGGAACTGTTGGCCGCGCGCGACTTCACCCGGCTGCGCCGCCATTTGAAAGTCGGCGACGACGAACTGCGCGACGCGCACGTCCTGATCCGCTCGCTGGAGCCCTTCCCCGGCGCCGCCTTCGGCAGTTCCGAGGCGGACTACGTGGTGCCGGACGTCCTGGTGCGCAAGAGCAGCCAGGGCTGGATCGCCGAACTGAACCCGGAAGTCGTGCCGCGCCTGCGAATCAACAACCTGTACGCGAACATCCTGCGCAACAACCGCGGCGACCCCGGCAGCGGCTCGCTGCGGCAGCAATTGCAGGAAGCGCGCTGGTTGATCAAGAACATCCAGCAGCGCTTCGACACGATCCTGCGCGTCGCGCAAGCGATCGTCGAACGGCAGAAGAACTTTTTCGCGCATGGGGAAATCGCGATGCGTCCCTTGGTTTTGCGGGAAATTGCTGATACGCTAGGTCTACACGAGTCGACTGTGTCGCGCGTCACCACCGGCAAATACATGCTGACGCCGTCCGGAACGCTCGAGTTCAAGTTTTTCTTCGGGTCCCATGTTTCCACGGATACCGGCGGTTCGGCCTCGTCCACCGCCATCCGTGCATTGATCAAGCAGCTGATAGGAGCCGAAAACCCGAAAACGCCGCTTTCGGACAGCCGGATTGCCGAACTTCTGGGCGAGCAGGGATTCGTCGTCGCACGACGCACCGTCGCCAAGTACAGGGAAGCGCTCCGCATTCCGGCAGTCAATCTGCGCAAGTCCTTGTAG
- a CDS encoding KdsC family phosphatase encodes MRTLSGTPAPDTLERAAAVRLMAFDVDGVFTDGRIYYGAEGEMLKAFNTLDGHGVKQLARAGIEVAIITGRRSGSVAARAAELGIQRVHQGVHDKAQVMAALLADTGVPFAAAAYMGDDWPDLAVLCRVGLACAPANAHADVLARVHHVTAARGGEGAVREACDLILRARGGYDALLAAACGD; translated from the coding sequence ATGCGCACTCTTTCCGGCACGCCGGCCCCCGACACGCTCGAACGGGCCGCGGCGGTCCGCCTGATGGCGTTCGACGTCGACGGCGTCTTCACCGACGGCCGGATCTACTACGGCGCCGAGGGCGAGATGCTCAAGGCGTTCAATACACTCGACGGCCATGGCGTCAAGCAGTTGGCACGCGCCGGCATCGAGGTGGCGATCATCACCGGGCGGCGTTCCGGCAGCGTCGCCGCGCGTGCCGCCGAACTGGGTATCCAGCGGGTGCACCAGGGCGTGCACGACAAGGCGCAGGTGATGGCGGCGCTGCTGGCCGATACCGGCGTGCCGTTCGCCGCGGCCGCCTATATGGGCGACGACTGGCCCGACCTCGCCGTGCTGTGCCGGGTCGGCCTGGCCTGCGCGCCGGCCAATGCCCACGCGGACGTGCTCGCCCGCGTGCATCACGTCACCGCCGCGCGCGGCGGCGAGGGTGCGGTGCGCGAGGCCTGCGACCTGATCCTGCGCGCCCGTGGCGGTTACGACGCCCTGCTCGCCGCCGCCTGCGGAGACTGA
- the hpf gene encoding ribosome hibernation-promoting factor, HPF/YfiA family — MNLTISGHHLDVTPALREYVVNKLDRVLRHYDQVIDAAVLLVMDNHREKDKRQRAEITLRVKGRDIFVENADGDLYAAIDLLVDKLDRQVLRHKDRLQGHPRDAIKYRSEGIEAGIS, encoded by the coding sequence ATGAATTTGACCATCAGTGGGCACCATCTCGACGTTACCCCTGCACTGCGCGAATACGTAGTCAATAAACTGGACCGGGTGCTGCGGCACTACGACCAGGTGATTGATGCCGCCGTCCTGCTTGTCATGGACAATCATCGGGAAAAGGACAAACGTCAGCGTGCCGAGATTACCCTGAGGGTCAAGGGCCGGGACATCTTCGTCGAGAACGCGGACGGCGATCTTTATGCGGCGATCGACCTTCTGGTCGACAAGCTGGACCGTCAGGTGCTGCGTCACAAGGACCGGCTTCAAGGACACCCACGCGATGCGATCAAATACCGCTCGGAAGGCATCGAGGCGGGGATATCGTGA
- the lptB gene encoding LPS export ABC transporter ATP-binding protein produces the protein MSTSRIQPSTQQDLRAARRPAISTADGGARRTLTAQHLEKRYGARTVVKDVSLEVSSGEVVGLLGPNGAGKTTSFYMIVGLVPLDAGEILLDDRAISQLPIHLRAKLGLSYLPQEASVFRKLNVEQNIRAVLELQHDADGRRLSKAELASRTDALLDELQISHLRGNAALSLSGGERRRVEIARALATEPAFILLDEPFAGVDPIAVLEIQKIVRFLKSRNIGVLITDHNVRETLGICDHAYIISDGRVLASGAPSDIIENENVRRVYLGEHFRM, from the coding sequence GTGAGCACGTCGCGCATTCAGCCGAGCACGCAGCAGGATCTTCGCGCCGCGCGCCGCCCCGCCATCAGCACCGCCGACGGCGGCGCGCGCCGCACGCTCACCGCCCAGCATCTCGAAAAGCGCTACGGCGCGCGCACCGTCGTGAAGGACGTCTCGCTCGAGGTCTCCAGCGGCGAGGTCGTCGGCCTGCTCGGGCCGAACGGCGCGGGCAAGACCACGTCCTTCTACATGATCGTCGGTCTGGTCCCGCTCGACGCGGGCGAGATCCTGCTCGACGACAGGGCCATCTCGCAGTTGCCGATCCACCTGCGCGCGAAGCTCGGGCTGTCCTACCTGCCGCAGGAAGCATCGGTGTTCCGCAAGCTGAACGTCGAGCAGAACATCCGCGCGGTTCTCGAACTGCAGCACGACGCCGACGGCCGCCGCCTGTCGAAGGCCGAACTGGCGTCGCGCACCGACGCCCTGCTCGACGAGCTGCAGATCAGCCATCTGCGGGGCAATGCCGCCCTGTCGCTGTCGGGTGGCGAGCGGCGCCGGGTGGAGATCGCCCGCGCGCTCGCCACCGAGCCGGCCTTCATCCTGCTCGACGAGCCGTTCGCCGGCGTGGACCCGATCGCGGTGCTCGAAATCCAGAAGATCGTCCGCTTTCTGAAAAGCCGCAACATCGGGGTTCTGATCACCGATCACAACGTCCGCGAGACCCTGGGCATCTGCGATCACGCATACATCATCAGCGACGGCCGGGTACTGGCGTCCGGCGCGCCCTCGGACATCATCGAGAACGAAAACGTCCGACGCGTCTATCTCGGCGAACATTTCAGGATGTAG